In one window of Ruminococcus albus AD2013 DNA:
- a CDS encoding response regulator transcription factor — protein sequence MKKVLVCEDEDSIREFVVINLVRSGYEVVDVNCGEDALKAYEENEGGFDVALLDIMMPGIDGMQVCKKIREKNNSVGIIMLSAKSQEMDKISCLMSGADDYITKPFSISELIARVDAVCRRVNRSAVKPEEASTITSGPFVLNLKSRTVLKNNKQIDLTQVEYQIMEYFFKNQNAALDRSSILNHIWGESYYGDDKIVDVNIRRIRMKIEDEPSNPKYILTIWGFGYKWSGGNG from the coding sequence ATGAAAAAAGTGCTTGTTTGCGAAGATGAAGACTCCATCCGCGAGTTTGTGGTTATAAATCTTGTAAGGAGCGGTTATGAGGTAGTAGATGTTAACTGCGGCGAGGATGCTCTTAAAGCATATGAAGAGAACGAGGGTGGCTTCGATGTTGCTCTGCTGGATATAATGATGCCCGGTATCGATGGTATGCAGGTATGCAAAAAGATACGCGAGAAGAACAATTCTGTTGGTATCATCATGCTTTCTGCCAAGAGCCAGGAAATGGATAAGATATCCTGCCTGATGAGTGGTGCGGACGATTATATCACCAAACCGTTCTCCATATCCGAGCTTATCGCCAGAGTTGACGCAGTTTGCAGAAGAGTCAACCGCTCTGCTGTTAAGCCCGAGGAGGCTTCTACTATAACTTCGGGACCTTTTGTGCTTAATCTCAAAAGCAGGACCGTTCTCAAGAACAATAAGCAGATAGATCTGACCCAGGTAGAATACCAGATAATGGAGTATTTCTTCAAGAATCAGAATGCTGCTCTGGACAGATCCAGTATACTCAACCATATCTGGGGCGAGAGCTATTACGGCGATGACAAGATCGTTGACGTAAATATAAGACGTATCCGCATGAAGATCGAAGATGAACCCTCAAATCCTAAGTATATACTGACGATCTGGGGATTCGGCTATAAGTGGTCGGGCGGAAACGGTTAA
- a CDS encoding regulatory protein RecX: protein MLKITNVSLYKGATYMIEFEDRDAEFLNREIVSRYNLKAGISLPLSAWEDIKAEEEYRKARERALYLLDYKDYSYIELFRKLEKNYSEDTCYRVMDKMVEMGTVNDRRYAEGMARHYVEVKKFGRTRAFREMRNKGLTSEVINEALDRYDEDEEDTWYDRLYELVEKKYLRYLDDEKGVNRVKNALVRYGYGYDLIKEVLRDIEEEYGEEE from the coding sequence ATGCTTAAAATAACCAACGTATCCCTTTACAAGGGCGCGACTTATATGATCGAATTCGAGGACAGGGATGCTGAATTCCTGAATCGTGAGATAGTAAGCAGATATAATTTAAAGGCAGGCATCAGTCTGCCTTTGTCTGCGTGGGAAGATATCAAGGCAGAGGAAGAATACCGCAAGGCGCGGGAAAGAGCGCTGTATCTGCTGGATTATAAGGACTATTCGTATATCGAACTCTTCCGAAAGCTTGAAAAGAATTATTCCGAAGACACCTGTTATCGTGTAATGGATAAGATGGTGGAGATGGGCACTGTCAACGACAGACGCTATGCTGAGGGTATGGCGCGTCATTATGTTGAAGTCAAAAAATTCGGCAGAACAAGGGCGTTCCGTGAGATGCGAAATAAAGGTCTCACATCGGAAGTCATTAACGAAGCCCTTGACAGATATGACGAAGACGAGGAAGATACGTGGTATGACCGCCTTTATGAATTGGTGGAGAAGAAATATCTGCGTTACCTTGATGACGAAAAGGGCGTTAACCGTGTAAAGAATGCGCTGGTAAGATATGGTTATGGTTATGACCTCATAAAAGAGGTCTTGCGAGATATTGAAGAAGAATACGGCGAGGAGGAGTAG
- a CDS encoding sensor histidine kinase codes for MSVDIKRRYRGRESITRHWLINSMGIVTLILLAVEIVLIVIVRSYYYTSAKQYLTSKMNIITTSVMNSAGDTTNYNAEIRSIVESYEDKDRIELMAITADGDVDVTSSGFSLEGSDSMTDYAEAKASAAGTAAQIIKLPTGEKVVAVTSVISPKGCDYEALRMLSSMKNVDNQIVMIIAVISAIVLGIILLMFFTGMYFIRQIVIPIRGIADITHKYAKGDFSKRIEKKSEDELGQLCDSINNMAEELSNTEQMKNEFISSVSHELRTPLTAIKGWTETVATMYGDVETFKKGMRVINSETERLSQMVEELLDFSRIQDNRLMLQMDTIDILAELGETVLIYQERARALGITLNYFEPDMLPFVYGDKNRLRQVFINVVDNAIKYSDKGDTVSVEAYEEDGDICISVSDTGIGISKEDLPRIKQKFFKANHTRRGSGIGLAVADEIISRHGGVLTIDSEQGVGTTVMITLPCIEQEDKLEESDTVDVELISSDDKPEEAIERKETDEQ; via the coding sequence TTGAGCGTTGATATTAAACGGAGATACCGCGGCAGAGAGAGCATAACTAGGCACTGGCTGATAAACAGCATGGGCATTGTTACGCTGATACTTCTGGCGGTGGAGATAGTGCTGATAGTGATAGTGCGGAGCTATTACTATACTTCAGCTAAGCAGTACCTGACTTCAAAAATGAATATCATAACCACTTCGGTGATGAATTCGGCAGGGGATACAACTAACTACAATGCTGAGATAAGAAGCATTGTGGAGAGCTATGAGGACAAGGACAGGATAGAGCTGATGGCTATAACCGCTGATGGTGATGTCGATGTTACTTCCTCGGGATTTTCACTGGAGGGCAGTGACAGCATGACCGATTACGCAGAGGCAAAGGCTTCGGCGGCGGGTACGGCTGCGCAGATAATCAAGCTGCCTACAGGTGAAAAAGTGGTGGCTGTAACTTCTGTCATATCCCCTAAGGGCTGCGACTATGAAGCTCTCAGGATGCTGAGTTCCATGAAGAACGTAGATAATCAGATAGTTATGATAATAGCGGTGATATCTGCTATCGTGCTGGGTATAATCCTGCTGATGTTCTTCACAGGTATGTATTTTATAAGGCAGATAGTTATACCTATCCGCGGTATTGCTGATATAACACATAAGTATGCTAAGGGCGATTTCTCGAAGCGTATCGAGAAAAAAAGCGAGGACGAGCTGGGGCAGCTGTGCGACTCCATAAACAACATGGCTGAAGAGCTTTCTAATACCGAGCAGATGAAGAACGAGTTCATATCCTCGGTATCACATGAACTGAGAACACCTCTTACAGCGATAAAGGGCTGGACGGAAACTGTCGCCACGATGTACGGTGATGTGGAGACTTTCAAGAAAGGTATGCGTGTCATCAACAGTGAAACGGAAAGACTTTCACAGATGGTGGAGGAACTTCTTGATTTCTCCCGTATACAGGATAACAGGCTGATGCTCCAGATGGACACCATAGACATACTTGCCGAGTTAGGTGAAACTGTGCTTATCTATCAGGAGAGGGCGAGGGCACTTGGTATCACACTGAATTATTTTGAACCGGATATGCTCCCCTTTGTTTACGGTGACAAGAACAGGCTCAGACAGGTGTTCATCAATGTTGTTGATAATGCGATAAAGTATTCCGACAAGGGAGATACTGTATCAGTTGAGGCTTATGAAGAAGACGGAGATATATGTATATCTGTATCCGATACGGGTATAGGTATATCAAAGGAAGACCTTCCCAGGATAAAGCAGAAATTCTTCAAGGCGAACCACACACGACGCGGTTCGGGTATAGGACTTGCTGTGGCTGATGAGATAATATCAAGACACGGCGGTGTTCTGACTATTGACAGTGAGCAGGGTGTCGGAACTACTGTTATGATAACTCTGCCTTGTATAGAGCAGGAAGATAAGTTGGAGGAAAGCGATACTGTCGATGTTGAGCTGATATCCTCTGATGACAAGCCCGAGGAGGCTATAGAAAGGAAAGAGACCGATGAGCAGTAA
- the prmC gene encoding peptide chain release factor N(5)-glutamine methyltransferase, producing MVTYRELLKAQAERLEKAGCDNAFFDCSELLGLAMGKDCRSGTFESALDEQAESSVSAAFEELCGRRENGEPLQYLLGEWEFYGIPIKVGKGVLIPRQDTETLVELAVKKYKKLDNLVIADLCSGSGCIALALEKYLRCSEVYAVEKSEEAAGYLRENVKMNGSAVKLVMGDVLGSSCVEIIPECDLIVCNPPYLTGEDMERLQKEVTHEPEEALFGGEDGLDFYRTVTRIWKNRLKTGGMLIYEIGMGQEDDVMQIMVQHGFENVRCKPDPCGIMRCVMGTKK from the coding sequence GTGGTGACTTACAGGGAGCTTCTTAAAGCGCAGGCTGAACGTCTTGAAAAGGCGGGCTGTGATAATGCGTTTTTCGATTGCAGTGAGCTTCTTGGGCTGGCTATGGGCAAGGACTGCCGAAGCGGGACTTTTGAATCTGCGCTTGACGAACAGGCTGAAAGTTCTGTCAGCGCAGCTTTTGAAGAGCTTTGCGGCAGGAGAGAGAATGGCGAGCCTCTTCAGTATCTGCTGGGAGAATGGGAGTTTTACGGTATCCCGATCAAGGTGGGTAAAGGCGTGCTCATCCCAAGACAGGATACGGAAACTCTTGTGGAATTGGCTGTTAAAAAGTACAAAAAATTGGATAATTTAGTTATCGCCGATCTTTGTTCGGGAAGCGGCTGTATCGCACTTGCATTGGAAAAATATCTGCGGTGCAGTGAAGTTTACGCCGTTGAGAAGAGCGAAGAAGCGGCGGGATATCTTCGTGAGAATGTTAAAATGAACGGTTCGGCAGTAAAGCTTGTGATGGGTGATGTGCTCGGATCGTCATGTGTCGAGATCATCCCTGAATGTGACCTGATAGTATGCAATCCGCCTTACCTCACAGGGGAAGATATGGAACGTCTTCAAAAGGAAGTTACTCACGAACCCGAAGAAGCACTTTTTGGCGGAGAGGATGGACTTGATTTTTACCGCACTGTTACACGCATATGGAAAAACAGGCTTAAAACAGGCGGTATGCTGATATATGAGATAGGTATGGGTCAGGAAGATGACGTTATGCAGATAATGGTTCAGCACGGCTTTGAGAACGTCCGCTGTAAGCCCGACCCCTGCGGCATAATGAGATGTGTTATGGGTACAAAAAAATGA
- a CDS encoding DUF1385 domain-containing protein — protein MSSNAGKEKFKSKIGGQAVIEGVMMRGIDKGAMANRMPDGTIDLDEWEIKGGKNPAWYRKTPFIRGIFNFVTSMIDGYKCISRSVDKQMTDDDEEEPTKFEKWLEDKLGDKLMPIVTTISMIIGLVIAMFLFMWVPSALIKLVEKLAGTELNTVLKNVIEGFLKIGIFIGYTSLTALMPDMKRLYEYHGAEHKTIACYEAETELTPENVKQFTRFHPRCGTSFIFLVLFISIFVNTIFRISWASLPLRVLCKLALLPVVTGIAYELIRLAGKYTNACTRIFSAPGLWIQRITTREPDEKEIECAIAALKAVIPENKEDDQW, from the coding sequence ATGAGCAGTAATGCCGGTAAGGAAAAATTCAAATCAAAAATAGGCGGTCAGGCAGTTATTGAGGGCGTAATGATGCGCGGCATAGACAAGGGCGCTATGGCTAACCGTATGCCCGATGGCACTATCGATTTAGATGAGTGGGAGATAAAGGGCGGCAAAAATCCTGCCTGGTACAGAAAAACACCTTTCATCAGGGGCATATTCAATTTCGTGACCTCGATGATAGATGGCTATAAGTGCATATCACGTTCAGTTGACAAGCAGATGACAGATGACGATGAGGAAGAACCCACAAAGTTTGAGAAATGGCTGGAGGATAAGCTTGGCGACAAGCTGATGCCAATTGTTACCACTATTTCAATGATAATTGGACTTGTTATAGCTATGTTCCTGTTCATGTGGGTGCCCTCGGCTCTGATAAAGCTGGTTGAAAAGCTGGCGGGAACAGAGCTCAACACAGTTCTTAAAAACGTGATAGAGGGCTTTCTCAAGATAGGAATATTCATCGGGTATACTTCACTTACTGCACTTATGCCCGATATGAAGCGCCTTTATGAGTATCACGGTGCTGAGCACAAGACCATTGCCTGCTATGAGGCTGAGACCGAGCTCACTCCTGAAAATGTAAAGCAGTTCACAAGATTTCATCCGAGATGTGGTACAAGCTTTATATTCTTAGTGCTGTTCATAAGTATATTTGTGAACACTATTTTCAGAATATCATGGGCTAGTCTGCCACTGAGAGTGCTGTGCAAACTGGCACTTCTGCCTGTGGTGACGGGTATAGCTTACGAGCTGATACGTCTGGCAGGAAAGTATACCAACGCCTGCACCCGTATATTCTCAGCCCCGGGACTGTGGATACAGCGCATAACCACACGCGAGCCTGATGAAAAAGAGATCGAGTGTGCTATCGCTGCGCTGAAAGCCGTTATACCCGAGAATAAAGAGGACGATCAGTGGTGA
- the recA gene encoding recombinase RecA: protein MAIDKKKKEKDVKVHNITDAEEKKKALETAIAFIEKQFGKGAIMKLGDARAMDVEAIPTGSMMLDMALGIGGVPRGRIIEIYGPESSGKTTVALHIIAETQKMGGDVAFIDVEHALDPVYAKNLGVDIDSMLVSQPDSGEQALEIAEALARSGAIDCIVIDSVAAMVTKAEIDGEMGDTHVGQLARLMSQAMRKLTGVVSKSNTTCVFINQVREKIGVMYGNPETTPGGRALKFYASVRIEVRRGEQIKDGGEVLGNRTKCKVVKNKVAPPFKECEFDIMYGKGISRVGEVLDAAVDLGIVKKGGAWFSYEDYKLGQGRDNSKQFLLDHPDIMAEIEEKIKAASVDDALASSNKKSEKKSKLEEKANAGAGITADKASVEPENPSDEDFEEFAPIDIDSLGE, encoded by the coding sequence ATGGCTATCGATAAGAAGAAAAAGGAAAAGGACGTTAAGGTCCACAACATCACCGACGCTGAGGAGAAGAAGAAGGCACTTGAAACTGCCATTGCTTTTATTGAAAAGCAGTTCGGTAAGGGTGCTATAATGAAGCTGGGCGATGCAAGGGCTATGGACGTTGAGGCTATCCCCACAGGATCTATGATGCTTGATATGGCTCTTGGTATAGGCGGTGTTCCCCGCGGACGTATCATCGAGATATACGGACCCGAGTCCTCGGGTAAGACAACAGTTGCACTGCATATTATTGCAGAGACCCAGAAGATGGGCGGCGATGTTGCTTTCATCGATGTTGAGCACGCTCTCGACCCTGTATATGCAAAGAATCTGGGTGTTGATATCGACAGTATGCTGGTATCACAGCCAGACAGCGGCGAGCAGGCACTGGAGATAGCCGAAGCACTGGCAAGATCCGGTGCTATCGATTGCATAGTTATCGACTCTGTTGCAGCTATGGTAACAAAGGCTGAGATAGACGGCGAAATGGGCGATACCCACGTAGGTCAGCTGGCAAGACTTATGTCACAGGCTATGAGAAAGCTGACAGGTGTTGTTTCTAAATCCAATACTACCTGCGTATTTATTAATCAGGTGCGTGAGAAGATAGGTGTTATGTACGGCAACCCCGAGACTACTCCCGGCGGACGTGCGCTGAAGTTCTATGCTTCGGTACGTATTGAAGTCAGACGCGGTGAGCAGATCAAGGACGGCGGAGAAGTTCTGGGCAACAGGACTAAATGTAAGGTCGTAAAGAATAAAGTCGCTCCTCCTTTCAAGGAGTGTGAATTCGATATCATGTATGGCAAGGGCATCTCCCGCGTGGGCGAAGTTCTTGATGCGGCTGTTGATCTCGGTATCGTCAAGAAGGGCGGCGCATGGTTCAGCTATGAGGATTACAAACTGGGTCAGGGCAGAGACAACTCCAAGCAGTTCCTGCTGGATCATCCGGATATCATGGCTGAGATCGAGGAGAAGATAAAGGCGGCTTCCGTTGATGATGCACTGGCTTCTTCAAATAAGAAATCTGAGAAAAAATCAAAGCTTGAAGAAAAGGCTAATGCAGGTGCAGGCATCACCGCTGATAAGGCATCTGTCGAACCCGAGAATCCTTCAGATGAGGATTTTGAGGAGTTCGCACCGATAGATATCGACAGTCTCGGTGAGTAA
- the rpiB gene encoding ribose 5-phosphate isomerase B, whose translation MKLAIGCDHAGPELKKEVLAYLDEIGVEYVDLGVQEGEKCDYPDKAQEVCAKVTSGECEMAVLICGTGIGMSMAANKVKGIRAACCSDYFSAKYTRAHNDANVLCIGARVVGAGLACELIKVFIDTPFEGGRHQRRVDKIHAIENV comes from the coding sequence ATGAAACTTGCAATTGGTTGCGATCATGCAGGTCCCGAGCTTAAAAAAGAGGTACTTGCATATCTGGATGAGATAGGCGTGGAATATGTTGATCTGGGCGTTCAGGAAGGCGAAAAATGCGATTATCCTGACAAGGCTCAGGAAGTATGCGCTAAGGTCACAAGCGGTGAGTGCGAAATGGCTGTACTTATCTGCGGCACAGGTATTGGAATGTCTATGGCGGCAAATAAGGTAAAGGGCATAAGGGCTGCTTGCTGTTCGGATTATTTTTCGGCTAAGTATACTAGAGCTCACAACGATGCGAATGTTCTGTGTATAGGAGCAAGAGTAGTTGGTGCAGGTCTTGCCTGCGAACTTATCAAGGTATTTATCGATACTCCTTTCGAGGGAGGCAGACATCAGCGCAGAGTTGATAAGATCCATGCCATCGAAAATGTATAA
- a CDS encoding leucine-rich repeat protein — protein sequence MNTKHITTEEKFYICDGCKVYFSTEEEDDGSIWLIGTRESVSNIRNFYIPNTINGAPVVYIEGDIFDYNNALEHFIVEDDNEYFRMYEGGLYSKDMKKFYFMPPKFDGKVFFVPEGVEWIGDTALNAKSLETIVIPEGCQRMIEYSCAGMRSLKRIYIPKSMKFIGFKAFNFTAPEEVFYEGSEEDRTKIDFCDEGFNAGLLNAKWHYDCTIPKSSDEIK from the coding sequence ATGAATACAAAGCATATCACAACGGAAGAAAAGTTTTATATCTGTGACGGCTGCAAGGTCTATTTCAGCACCGAGGAAGAAGATGACGGCAGCATATGGCTGATAGGTACGCGCGAAAGTGTCAGTAATATCAGGAATTTCTATATCCCGAATACGATAAATGGTGCGCCTGTTGTTTATATCGAAGGTGATATTTTCGATTACAACAATGCGCTTGAACACTTTATCGTTGAAGATGATAATGAGTATTTCCGTATGTATGAGGGCGGCTTGTACTCTAAGGATATGAAGAAGTTCTATTTTATGCCGCCGAAGTTTGACGGAAAGGTATTTTTTGTACCCGAGGGTGTCGAGTGGATAGGGGACACGGCACTGAATGCTAAGTCACTTGAAACTATCGTTATACCCGAGGGCTGTCAACGTATGATAGAGTACAGCTGTGCCGGGATGAGATCGCTGAAACGTATTTATATCCCGAAAAGCATGAAATTTATAGGCTTCAAAGCCTTCAACTTCACTGCACCCGAGGAAGTTTTCTACGAGGGCAGCGAGGAAGACAGGACAAAGATAGACTTCTGCGATGAAGGCTTCAATGCAGGGCTTCTGAACGCGAAGTGGCATTACGACTGCACTATACCGAAGTCGTCTGACGAAATAAAATAA
- the tsaB gene encoding tRNA (adenosine(37)-N6)-threonylcarbamoyltransferase complex dimerization subunit type 1 TsaB — MTDLKILAIDTSGKTASVAISDGARLLWEKTVFTKLTHSQVILPMVESALEETGIDYPDIDCIAIANGPGSYTGLRIGVGAVKGICMGAPNIKAAGVSTLLALAYNCVGFEGKIFSVMRARPKIIYAAAFESSGGKIIRMTEDKVCGEDEFFSQIGFCGNVMLVGDCAEEIKAGRFAESDNVRTAPLNCVLQRASSLCLAVEDDPTLMCSADELAVSYLQATKAEKDKAHRDS; from the coding sequence ATGACAGATTTGAAAATATTAGCTATTGATACAAGCGGCAAAACGGCTTCTGTTGCAATAAGTGACGGAGCACGACTGCTGTGGGAAAAGACGGTTTTTACTAAGCTTACACATTCGCAGGTGATACTGCCGATGGTGGAGAGCGCTCTGGAAGAAACGGGAATTGACTATCCCGACATTGACTGCATCGCAATCGCCAACGGACCCGGTTCTTATACCGGGCTCAGGATAGGCGTTGGTGCTGTTAAGGGCATCTGCATGGGTGCGCCGAACATCAAAGCGGCAGGAGTATCGACTTTACTGGCGCTGGCTTACAACTGTGTGGGCTTTGAGGGAAAGATATTCTCAGTGATGAGAGCTCGCCCTAAGATAATCTACGCTGCGGCATTTGAAAGCAGCGGCGGAAAGATCATACGTATGACCGAGGATAAGGTCTGCGGTGAGGACGAATTCTTCTCGCAGATAGGCTTCTGCGGAAATGTCATGCTGGTAGGTGACTGTGCCGAGGAGATAAAGGCAGGTCGTTTTGCTGAGTCTGACAATGTGCGTACAGCTCCGCTGAACTGTGTTCTGCAAAGAGCATCGTCGCTTTGTCTTGCGGTCGAAGATGATCCGACGCTTATGTGCAGTGCTGATGAACTGGCAGTGTCCTATCTTCAGGCGACTAAGGCTGAAAAAGACAAGGCTCACCGCGACAGTTGA
- a CDS encoding GH25 family lysozyme, translating to MKFIKAASGAVIAGIIIAGMTLTASADEVSKEVISDGAIAVTNAEKNDDGGYLKYKHNLIANKFASISPAGRIKQNYSTICGTFGSYLSHDSRFDGMNRTYLIDVSQWQGKIDWKKVKADGINDVIIRLGYRGYGSAGTLMMDNSFYENINGAKAAGLKVGIYFYTQAISYAEARAEADFCANALKGYTLDLPVYYDIESVDYDYGRLDHAGLTKAQKTKLCKEFCNRIESYGYESGVYANLYWLNNMINGPELGNDYKTWVAAYMSQLNYAGIYDMWQYSSNADISGIKGSVDINVMYDVNYAPTTKVNLNIENGVLTWNEAAGADGYTVYGSDNGTDTYEVANVTGTSFEIDGQTAGKYCVAAYNYFSGKNHYGKTSNMVDSFRQAPEGVDAKRNGINKVMVSWDAVPEAAGYEVYTVTDGKLMRISKTADTGFEIIGKNLQKKKVAVRAYNKNGLCGEFSEQVDLPGNAPAGVPTAELRANRLVWTAVPEADGYIITRNLNGKVSELAVNDTSYFVDDSQTADFYVQAYIELEGEKFYTERSNICSFKGVNYPPKGSIELDSDADGLTWNKIDDALGYVVYELTNDGREVEIGRVDRCHFSTDDTEATVFLVKGYNVKNDQEFYTEASNRVIISLPEVTEAALVSKTNDYAVISWNDIEDCDEYMVYLDKGEGYELYSTVRGNMAMIGDLKDADFASVRVKGYIGDKNVVSYGLFSNQLYIIGDEKSRPTKEVLDFDDILG from the coding sequence ATGAAATTTATCAAAGCGGCATCGGGCGCAGTCATCGCGGGTATTATTATCGCGGGCATGACCCTGACAGCCAGTGCTGATGAAGTCAGCAAGGAAGTTATAAGCGATGGAGCCATTGCGGTCACTAATGCTGAAAAGAATGACGATGGTGGTTATCTGAAATACAAGCATAACCTCATCGCTAATAAATTTGCGAGTATATCTCCTGCGGGCAGGATCAAGCAGAACTATTCCACAATATGCGGTACTTTCGGTTCTTACCTTAGCCACGACAGCAGATTCGACGGAATGAACAGAACATATCTTATCGACGTTTCGCAGTGGCAGGGAAAGATAGACTGGAAAAAAGTCAAGGCAGACGGCATAAACGATGTTATAATCAGACTTGGATATCGTGGTTATGGCTCAGCAGGCACGCTTATGATGGATAACAGTTTCTATGAGAATATCAATGGTGCAAAAGCTGCGGGTCTGAAAGTAGGAATATATTTCTACACTCAGGCTATAAGCTACGCTGAGGCTCGTGCAGAGGCTGACTTCTGTGCTAATGCGCTGAAAGGCTATACTCTTGATCTTCCTGTATACTATGATATCGAGAGCGTTGACTACGATTACGGCAGACTTGACCATGCAGGTCTTACAAAGGCTCAGAAGACAAAGCTATGCAAGGAGTTCTGCAACAGGATTGAGTCTTACGGCTATGAGTCGGGCGTATATGCTAACCTTTACTGGCTGAATAATATGATAAACGGTCCCGAACTTGGTAATGATTACAAGACCTGGGTCGCTGCGTATATGTCACAGCTTAATTACGCAGGCATATATGATATGTGGCAGTATTCAAGCAATGCTGATATCAGCGGCATCAAGGGCAGTGTAGATATCAACGTTATGTATGACGTGAATTACGCTCCTACAACCAAAGTTAATTTAAATATCGAAAACGGAGTGCTTACCTGGAATGAGGCAGCGGGAGCTGACGGTTACACTGTATATGGTTCTGACAACGGTACCGATACTTATGAGGTTGCCAATGTTACAGGTACAAGCTTTGAGATAGACGGTCAGACAGCAGGTAAATACTGTGTTGCAGCATACAACTATTTCAGCGGAAAGAATCACTACGGTAAAACCTCCAATATGGTTGACAGCTTCCGCCAGGCACCTGAAGGTGTTGATGCAAAGAGAAACGGTATCAACAAGGTCATGGTCAGCTGGGATGCTGTTCCTGAGGCAGCCGGATATGAGGTATACACTGTAACTGATGGCAAATTAATGCGTATTAGCAAGACAGCTGATACCGGCTTTGAGATAATCGGAAAAAATCTTCAGAAGAAAAAGGTCGCTGTAAGAGCTTATAACAAGAATGGCTTATGCGGTGAATTTTCAGAACAGGTCGATCTTCCCGGTAATGCTCCCGCAGGTGTGCCTACAGCTGAGTTAAGGGCTAACAGACTGGTATGGACAGCTGTTCCCGAGGCAGATGGCTACATCATAACCAGAAATCTTAATGGTAAAGTCAGTGAGCTTGCTGTCAATGACACCAGTTATTTTGTTGACGACAGCCAGACTGCTGATTTCTATGTTCAGGCTTATATAGAGCTCGAAGGTGAGAAGTTCTATACTGAACGTTCAAATATCTGCTCATTCAAGGGTGTTAATTATCCTCCTAAGGGTTCTATCGAACTGGATTCAGATGCAGATGGTCTGACATGGAATAAGATCGATGATGCCCTTGGCTATGTTGTATATGAGCTTACTAATGACGGCAGAGAGGTCGAGATAGGCAGAGTTGATCGCTGTCATTTCAGCACCGATGATACAGAGGCAACTGTTTTCCTGGTTAAGGGTTACAATGTCAAGAACGATCAGGAGTTTTATACCGAGGCATCAAACCGAGTGATAATATCACTGCCCGAAGTTACTGAAGCTGCACTGGTCAGCAAGACCAATGATTATGCAGTTATCTCGTGGAACGATATCGAGGACTGCGATGAATACATGGTTTACCTTGACAAGGGCGAAGGTTACGAACTGTATTCTACTGTAAGGGGCAATATGGCTATGATCGGCGATCTTAAGGATGCTGATTTTGCTAGTGTAAGAGTAAAGGGCTATATCGGAGACAAGAACGTCGTAAGTTACGGTCTGTTCTCGAATCAGCTTTATATCATAGGCGATGAAAAATCAAGACCGACTAAAGAGGTTCTTGACTTCGACGACATTTTAGGTTAA